ggcgctcgggggggcgggccggcgctcgggggggcgggccggcgctcgggggggcgggccgCTAGGGCTCCGCTGTCGGACGCATGCGGCAGTGGGAGCGGGGCGGAGCATCACGGGCGGAGCCGCAGGGAGCGGCAGTGgcgctgagcaggctgcagcggaATGGCGGCCAGCACAGAGcggcaggaaggcaggcaggggggcagggcGTTTCGGGCCAGAGGGAAGCCTCCCGCGTTCCCCGGCAGAGCTGCGTTCTTTGTCTCTCGCAGCAGAGGAGTTTGGGCAGGTGAGTTGCTCGGCAGCGGCGCCGCATCTGAGACGCGTTTTAGCGCAGCTGCCGTAAGTAGCCTTTGCGGCGCTGTCTGCACGTGTGCGggggtctggaggcatctgtaggtacccttaggggcctggagggctctctggaagtctgtggagctctctgggtgtctgtggaggtggtttggggtctgtagaggtgtctgtggtgctgtagaTGTCTCAAACGGCTGTGAAGGTCTTGAGGTGCCTTGCGAAGGTCTCGaggtgtctgtagaggtctgtaggggtctgcatggttctctggcagtctgtagaggtctgtggGGGTCTCTAGGGGCCTCTTAAAGACATGTAGGGGTCTGTAGGGCTCTATGGAAAGGTCGGGAGGGGTCCCTAGAGGTCtctaggaggctggaggggtgtgcaagtgtctgtagcattcagcaggggtgtggaggtttctgttctgggcccgcaggtgtctgcaggcatcttgtaaaggtctgcaggggtctgtggagctctgtcaggcatctgttaagtgtctgcaggaatgcattcaaggtgtggagggggctgcagggctctgcagaggaggctgtggctgtgtgtagaGGTCTTAGGGGTGTGAAGAgtttgcaggggtctgtaagggtctgcagagcccttggaaaggtctgaagttgtctgtaggagtctggagatgtctctagggctctgcaggggtctgctgctgcGGGAGGAGTGGGCTGGCGGAGCCACGCCCCCCGGGCTGCGGAGccacgccccctccctggcctttCTTGCCTGGCTCTGGTTGCTGCCTCTTTCTTTGCATAGCCACCCCCCCTGTCCCCTTGCTGTCTAGTCCCCGCCCCTTTCTTTCTGAGCCACgcccccttccctcttctgtGTCTTATCCCCGCCCCTTTTCCTTAGCCACGCCCTCTCCCCATGCTGTGTCTAGTCCCCACCCATCCATAGCCACGCCCTCTCCCCATGCTGTGTCTAGTCCCCGCCCTTTCCATAGCCACGCCCTCTCCCCCATGCTGTGCTTAGCCCCGCCCCCTTGGCCCCGCCCCACAGCAACCAATGAAATGGTGACAGATTTGGCGCTTCCTTTGGAGGAGGAGTTCAGGAGGTGGCTGGTGATTGGTGGATTGTGATGGGCGTGGTTTGCCGcttgttctgcctccctcatttgcatacatttcaatatcaggctctgcctttgagTACCTTGGAGATGTgttgggggttggggaggggttagcgggagggtcagcagctgattggtggatcctgtgggggctgtgggcatggtCACCCCTGTGCCCCGCCCCCTCATTTGCATAAATGAAGGCAGGGTCCACCTGGCGGAGTTTGGTGCTTTATTGGGGGGAAGGAACTGGTTAGGACggggagggtcagcagctgattggtgcGTCCTCTGGCGTGGGcggggcctgcccctgccccgcccctcCGAAGCGGCCgatggtctccagcacagccccagcagctccaggaaggaggagacctccccccgcaggcctccagccccccgggagacccagagcctgcggggggagggctcagggacccccagaccctcctagGAACCTCTCAGGGACCCTCAGGCCCacccagggacccccagaccctcctagGGACCACCCGACCCGCCCACTGGcctcccagagacccccacTCACCTCCTTGTATGCCCCCACtaatcccccagcccctccccgtcCCCGCCCAgcgccccccagtgcccactcaggccctcagcttgtccccgcagcactgcagcctggcctgggggcgctgctgaggcctccccccgggccgggctgggggctgcaggcctgggcccagcgccctcagtgccacctgtgccaggccagcaggcagcggcagcagcacctccctggcagggcaggtcaagGAGCCTCAGGGGAGggaccccagcaccccccagcgtccccccagtcccttcccactgctcccagtcccccccaggCACCCCTGGGACTCTCTATGGCACCCACAGACCCTTCCCCTACCCCCAGCCACCTCTGACCCCCGTCAAAACCTCACCCGGGGACCCCCAtgacacccccagaccctccctctgctccactgccccctccccccagccacctcggACCCTTCCCAAGGCgcccccaaacccccccaacCCCGGGGCCGCCTAcaacacccccagaccctcccctacccccttcagccacttcggcccccccccaaatccccctGCGACCCCCCCAAGCGCCCCTGGCAACCACTGACTcatccccagaccctccccccactgctcgcccccccccagccacctcatcCCCTGCCCCGGGACTCCTCAAAGCCCCCTGGGGCCCCCCCGAAGCCCCTCTGGGACTCTCCAAaaccccccagccccttcccccgcTCCCCCCCGAGCCCTCTCGGACCCCTCCCGGGACCCCCCAACTCCGCCTAATACCCCCCCGGAGCTGGGTACAGCCGCAGCAGCTCGCTCCGCGCCGCCATCTTGCCTCCGTGCCGTCACTTCCGGCTGGCAGGCGACGCTCTGGGCCGCTCCTCTCGCTGGTCAAAGCCGCTCTAGGCCTCCGAGGTCCTCCAGGCGCCACTGCGAGCGGCTCTGGGCCAAAGCAAtgtctgtgctcagctgcagggatggatttgcctgcactcaagctgctgctgccagagcccctcCGTGTCAATCTGTGCTGCCGTtgggttctgcagctctctccagcaagcatggcatgagctgaaggagcagcaggagcagcatggccgttccccaggcagcaggagggttcagcccagcaccagctcatgcgggaggagcagatgctgaggaacaTCCCCCACGAGACgcaggtggccaaagaggctgggtcaggtaaagctttgtgtggagtttgtgctccttctggcagtcaggtgcACCGGTTCTGAGGAGTAGAAGCATGGAGTGGTtgctgttggagaagagcttccaaatcatccagggcagcccttaaggcagcactgccaggtcacccctaaagcatgtccctgagcagcacagctgtaggactttgcctccctccaggtagctgcagccagcagtgaggtcactgatcagactctgtgctcagagcagagctgctgcagccctctcagcatcttggtggcctcctctgcactggctccaacacttccatgtccttcttgtgctgggggctccagaactgcccccaggactgcagatggggtgtgaggagagcagaggcaaggggcagaatcccctcccttgccctgctgcccacactgctcttgctggagcccagcacaggcttgctgtctgggctgcactcacactgcaggctcctcttgagctttgcatcagcccagacccccagggcctgttcctcagggctgctctcagccgttccccatccagcctggagttgtgcttgggattgtgcccacccaggtgcaggaccttgcacttggccttgatgaatgccatgaggttggcctgggcgcacctctgcagcctgcccagtttGTAACTGGGGCTGTAAAGAATGGTTATGCAttgcctgtgcttctgatttCAGGAGAGTCCCATTTCATTCTTGATGCTTTCTTTAAGAGAGGCATACAACTGAGCtccctcagagaagcagcatgaagtgcatgaaggatgctggctgcactcagtaCAGACAAGGCACATTGGAGTAGGTTAACAAGATGCTTGACATTTGCCCTTAATGGTCATTGTCTTCAAATGCATCATTCGGGAGTGAAGTTGCTTGGCATTTGCAGTTGACTACTTCTTCTCTGGCCTTTGgagtgaaggaagggaaaaaccagaGTTGAAGATGTCAGCTCTGTAAGTTTTCTCTGGGTGATCAAAGCATGCACAACATCCTGTGCTTGTGCTCTGGAAGATTCTAGGAGCTTCACGGGGACTCAGGGAGCACAAGTTCTGGATTTCTGTGGGCTGTCTCTAGATGAACACCTGAGTGCAGTGAATCTAAAAGCAGCTGTCTCTCATTTGAAGTTAAAGTGATGTGACTGATCTGGTGCTTTATAGGTGCCAAAAAGGAGACCTTCTTCACCTGCTTCTCCTGTGCAAgctcttctgtctgtctgctgagatgtttctgcctgtttctctggcagagaagtgtttgctttttgggctGGGTAAGTaggagatttgttttgttgatttgctttgttttgtcgcTGAATACTTGGTGCAGCTGGCCTCAGATGCTGTTTGTTCACAAAGGACACACTACTGTGTGATTGGTGGGCATAGAAGCAGTAATTGCTGACAGAAGCACGCTTGTGACCTTGGCTGTAAATTCATGAACAGGCATTACagtgtttctgtctctgcaagccaaagtactctcatgctgaagaacttcttcctcagatccactctaagcagccctgctctccctcagcttcaaaccattccccttgccctgtctttagacacccttatggaaaaagtccctctgcagccttcctgctgcaggttcccttcaggtactgggaggtagctttaaagtctccctggagtcttgtccccttcaggctgagcagccccagctccctcagcctatcctcttagaagtgctccagcccttggctcatcctcgtggtcctgctctgaactggttccagcagtttttcgttcttcagctggactgtggccatgtggaatgttttgggttgtgcttttgcctttgcatgCTGAAAGACTTCCTGTGTTACCTTAGTAGTACGTTTCATGTGCAAGGTTCCTGTCTGtgatctcttgctgctggggaagtcatGAGCTACCTGTGGGGGTGTGAAATGCAGTAAGCTTCCATCGCGTTGCCTGCACGGATGTGAGGGGACAAAGTACTGCTGAGAAGCTTTTTTGTaccattctcttcccccttcccctcttgcctttaagggaacacacacagggagaAGCTCACTGAGCGCCCTCTGACATGCTGTAggaattctttgctttgcagtgttttacacTGTGGCTCTTCAAACCTGTAACCCATCTGCTTTCCATTGCCAGCGAGCTGACCATCCGTACTACCgtcgccttgaatgcctccaaccagcagtgtttgctgccagacagacacctggagaagacagaggacatGGTTAAGTTCATGAAGGATatcttggatggtgctgctgaagtaagtctttgttgtggcttgagatatattggttggtgtttggtttttccccccttagctgCGGTGGCTCCGATTGTTACGCCGTGTGATTTATCTTCCTGTCCTGGCTGTCTTcccgtgctgggtgctggcagtgaatACGTGGTGAGGAGTGCTTGGGGTGTGCCATCCTTTGCTGTTCTCACTGTGGGAACTCCAAGAGCCATGGAATGGGTGCGTTATGAGTGATGCACAATTAATAACCAATATTAATGTTGGTATCCAGGCAAAGGTTGTTAATAACTACAACCAACCTGTTTCTTATCATTcagtctctgcagaaagcttattgacaaggttcaaagcacacagctggggtatttgtacacttagaatcatggaatcagccaggttggaagagacatccaagctcatccagcccaacctagccccagccctctccagtcagctaggccatggcactaagtgcctcatccaggcttttcttgagcagctgcagggacggcgactccctaggcagcctctgtggtctgagagcagagcagcaacttgctgttagtttgctgtgatggtctcaaacaactgtgggagagtttggcatgagcctgttggaatgcttagccttactggaggagctgggagcgtcTGGGCAGCATGAAATGCAAGAGCAATTGCTTTTCACTTCCTTCTTAAGGGACTTAAGGGTTGGGAGGTCTGAGGAATGAACTGTTGGGATCATAACTGCAAAGTGTCAGCAGTTTTGACATGGTTCCATTTGAcattgcaggcacaggctggtgatGGACTTCTGCAACGAAGCAAGAGAGTCATCTATGAGGCCAAGGCTGCTGTAATGGTAGAGTTCATTGCTTATTCAGTGAGGTGATGCTCTTGTCAGTCAAGAAGGACTTAGTTGCAGAGGCTTTAGAAATGCTTTGATGTAAGCTTGTTGCCATGCTGTGCCTAGTGTATCTATTGTCACTATTTAGAACTAGGCTTAAACCAAATGAACTTCTTGAATAAAACAGCCAATCATGTCTGCCATAGTTCTAACTGTTCCACCTGCATGAATTTcacatttttcactctgctgttagTCTGACATATTTTAAGGGACAGAATCATGaaaatccaacctcttttccttgagctttttgccatcgcttcagaggttcttttgtgttctgagcaatgttttggtttcagtctgtgccagtcctctgtcagcctcccagacaagaaatctctgctcctgttgaggcggagcagcttctgtctgttgttacttgtcctagtgctgagcaccaccaagcagcagctggcaccttggTGCTGACCCCTGCCCCTCGGCAATGTATAGACGTTAAGGAgatcccttctccagactaaacatccccaggcctctctctcttctttccagccccctcctctcttgcccCCCCACTGTGTCACCCTACCCCcgtcctttcttccccccctccacctcctctcttttcccacccctcctctcttcacccccctccacctcctctcttttcccacccctcctctcttcgcccccccacctcctctcttttcccacccctcctctcttcgccccccccacctcctctcttttcccacccctcctctcttcgcccccccacctcctctcttttcccacccctcctctcttcaccccccccacctcctctcttttcccacccctcctctcttcaccccccccacctcctctcttttcccacccctcctctcttcacccccccacctcctctcttttcctacccctcctctcttcacccccccacctcctctcttttcccacccctcctctcttcaccccccacctcctctctattcccactcctcttctcctcaccccccccacctcctctcttttcccactcctcttctcctcacccccccccatttttctctccctccccacctcctctcttctctcccccccacAATAACGAGAGCCACACcagaggccagagctgtgctgtcgcAGCAAGCAAAGGGCAAAGGAGGCAACGAGATGCTGTAGGGACTCTGactcttgctgccaggctgcaacaagaggaagggagattctggcccccaacaggtgaaaacaagagaggagcaaggcaggaagcacaaaagcaaacctatctcatgaaggaaacagcacaacttcaagcacagctttaagcacagcataccaaggaggaacagaaatcccaagcagagcaaaggggaggagtggcttagagaaaagcaaaagcaccccacaaagcacacagccaaaacaccaccccactAAGGACACAGCCAACCTACCCCCGCAAAGGGGATCAGCcaaaggcttctgcctctcctggggcagcttaaaaaggggaggtcaattgaagtctcctcccaccccagctgtggccactttgccctccctgctcagtgccctttataagcagtgcaggaggagcccagccccaagctgggcccattgcgggccaagggatcctccgcctggcatcccaggtgagtgcgcacgggtgagcaccgggtgcgtggtggagggtttcaaaggccggggggcctggctggccccccggctagctagGGCCACCTTAGGGCTGGGCTACTGACCCACTGCAACATCCACCTTAGCTCACGGGTGCTAAGTCTGTGTTGTTATTGAGGTTGAGTTTGCTTTAGGAGTTTGGATCCTCAAAGGTTTTGCGCTGGGTTCTGCGATGGATgcaaagatggagcaggagcacaaactggagctgGTAACGGACGAGGATCTTCAAAAGTTTTACTCTAGGTTCTGCGATGGATGTGAACGTGGACCAGGAGCCACAGCTGGTAATGGAACTGGTAACAGAGCCGAAGCTGGTAacgtagagtggagaggaggaaagcagcagagactgcccgggggaaggtggagggcagcggcaggatggcaggggctgcccagagaggttgtggagtctcattctctggagcctttcaaggcctgtctggatctgttcctctgtgagctgagccaatctgtatggtcctgctctggcaggggagttggactcgatgatctctttgggt
This window of the Pogoniulus pusillus isolate bPogPus1 unplaced genomic scaffold, bPogPus1.pri scaffold_81_arrow_ctg1, whole genome shotgun sequence genome carries:
- the LOC135174575 gene encoding uncharacterized protein LOC135174575 isoform X1, producing MREEQMLRNIPHETQVAKEAGSGAKKETFFTCFSCASSSVCLLRCFCLFLWQRSVCFLGWRADHPYYRRLECLQPAVFAARQTPGEDRGHAAVAPIVTPCDLSSCPGCLPVLGAGSEYVVRSAWGVPSFAVLTVGTPRAMEWAQAGDGLLQRSKRVIYEAKAAVMVEFIAYSVR
- the LOC135174575 gene encoding protein disulfide-isomerase TMX3-like isoform X2, whose amino-acid sequence is MSYLWGCEMHELTIRTTVALNASNQQCLLPDRHLEKTEDMVKFMKDILDGAAEAQAGDGLLQRSKRVIYEAKAAVMVEFIAYSVR
- the LOC135174575 gene encoding protein disulfide-isomerase TMX3-like isoform X3; the protein is MSYLWGELTIRTTVALNASNQQCLLPDRHLEKTEDMVKFMKDILDGAAEAQAGDGLLQRSKRVIYEAKAAVMVEFIAYSVR